A DNA window from Providencia huaxiensis contains the following coding sequences:
- the guaA gene encoding glutamine-hydrolyzing GMP synthase, which translates to MTTNIHKHRILILDFGSQYTQLIARRIREIGVYCELWAWDVTEEQIRGFNPNGIILSGGPESTTESDSPRAPDYVFNAGVPVLGICYGMQTMSMQLGGAVEVSGEREFGYANVEITEQCELFRDIHDSLNEAGKPVLDVWMSHGDKVTAIPADFKTIASTPSCPYAIMANEEKKFYGVQFHPEVTHTHQGLNILTRFVKDICQCEALWTPAAIIEDTVARLKEQIGDDHVLLALSGGVDSSVTALLLNRAIGKRLTCVFVDNGLLRLNEADQVMEMFAGKFDLNIIHAKAEDRFLNVLAGISDPEAKRKKIGHVFIEVFDEESSKLPNIKWLAQGTIYPDVIESAASATGKAHVIKSHHNVGGLPDDMKLGLVEPLKELFKDEVRKIGLELGLPYDMLYRHPFPGPGLGVRVLGEVKKEYCDLLRRADAIFIEELHKADLYHKVSQAFTVFLPVRSVGVMGDGRKYDWVVSLRAVETIDFMTAHWAHLPYDFLGRVSNRIINEVEGISRVVYDISGKPPATIEWE; encoded by the coding sequence ATGACAACAAATATCCATAAACATCGCATTCTTATTCTTGATTTCGGCTCGCAATATACACAGCTGATCGCTCGTCGCATCCGTGAAATTGGCGTTTACTGTGAACTCTGGGCGTGGGACGTTACAGAAGAACAAATTCGAGGATTTAATCCAAACGGTATTATTCTTTCTGGTGGACCAGAAAGTACGACTGAATCAGATAGCCCACGTGCCCCTGATTACGTATTTAATGCAGGCGTTCCTGTATTAGGTATTTGTTATGGCATGCAAACCATGTCAATGCAGTTGGGTGGTGCAGTTGAAGTCTCTGGTGAACGTGAATTTGGCTATGCTAATGTTGAAATCACTGAGCAATGTGAATTATTCCGTGATATTCATGACTCTCTGAACGAAGCGGGCAAACCAGTACTAGATGTCTGGATGAGCCATGGTGATAAAGTGACTGCAATTCCAGCGGACTTTAAAACCATTGCCAGCACACCAAGCTGCCCATATGCCATCATGGCAAATGAAGAGAAAAAATTCTACGGTGTTCAATTCCACCCAGAAGTGACTCACACTCACCAAGGCCTAAATATTTTAACGCGTTTTGTGAAAGATATTTGCCAATGTGAAGCCCTGTGGACACCAGCTGCAATTATCGAAGACACAGTAGCGCGTTTAAAAGAGCAAATTGGTGATGACCACGTACTGCTTGCATTATCGGGTGGTGTTGACTCATCGGTTACGGCATTGCTATTAAACCGCGCAATTGGTAAACGTTTAACCTGTGTGTTCGTTGATAACGGTTTATTGCGTTTAAACGAAGCAGACCAAGTAATGGAAATGTTCGCAGGTAAATTTGACCTAAACATCATCCATGCAAAAGCCGAAGATCGCTTCTTAAATGTATTAGCGGGGATCAGCGATCCAGAAGCTAAACGTAAGAAAATTGGCCATGTGTTTATCGAAGTATTCGATGAAGAGTCATCTAAGCTGCCTAATATCAAATGGTTAGCTCAAGGGACGATTTACCCAGACGTTATCGAATCAGCGGCATCAGCAACTGGCAAAGCGCACGTTATCAAGTCTCACCATAACGTAGGTGGCCTACCGGATGACATGAAGCTTGGTTTAGTTGAGCCATTAAAAGAGCTGTTTAAAGATGAAGTGCGTAAGATTGGTTTAGAGTTAGGTCTGCCGTACGATATGTTATATCGCCACCCATTCCCAGGCCCAGGCTTAGGGGTTCGCGTGCTAGGTGAAGTGAAGAAAGAGTACTGTGACTTACTACGCCGCGCAGACGCTATCTTTATCGAAGAACTGCATAAAGCGGATTTATATCATAAAGTTAGCCAAGCATTTACTGTATTTTTACCTGTCCGCTCTGTCGGTGTTATGGGTGATGGCCGTAAATACGACTGGGTTGTTTCATTACGTGCAGTTGAAACCATCGACTTTATGACCGCGCATTGGGCTCATTTACCTTATGACTTCCTAGGCCGCGTTTCAAACCGCATCATTAATGAGGTCGAAGGCATTTCAAGGGTTGTATATGATATCAGCGGCAAACCGCCTGCGACCATTGAGTGGGAATAA
- the guaB gene encoding IMP dehydrogenase: MLRIKKEALTFDDVLLVPAHSTVLPNTADLSTQLTANIRLNIPMLSAAMDTVTESDLAIALAQEGGIGFIHKNMTIERQAEEVRRVKKHESGVVTDPVTVTPDTTIREVQEMAERNGFAGYPVVAKDNSLVGIITGRDVRFVTDLDQPVTAVMTPKERLVTVKEGEAREVVLQKMHEKRVEKALVIDDNFHLLGMITVKDFQKAERKPNACKDEQGRLRVGAAVGAGAGNEERVDALVAAGVDVLLIDSSHGHSEGVLQRIRETRQKYPDLQIIGGNVATAEGAKALADAGVSAVKVGIGPGSICTTRIVTGVGVPQITAIAEAAEALEGTGIPVIADGGIRFSGDISKAIAAGAACVMVGSMFAGTEESPGETILFQGRTYKAYRGMGSLGAMSKGSSDRYFQSDNAADKLVPEGIEGRVAYKGRLKEIIHQQMGGLRSCMGLTGCGTIDALRTKAEFVRISGAGIQESHVHDVTITKESPNYRLGQ; this comes from the coding sequence ATGTTACGCATTAAAAAAGAAGCACTAACTTTCGACGACGTTTTACTCGTTCCTGCACACTCAACGGTATTACCAAATACTGCAGATTTATCAACTCAACTGACTGCAAACATCCGCCTGAACATTCCTATGCTTTCTGCAGCCATGGATACTGTCACTGAATCTGACCTTGCTATCGCATTAGCACAAGAAGGTGGCATTGGCTTCATCCATAAAAACATGACTATTGAGCGCCAAGCGGAAGAAGTTCGCCGCGTGAAAAAGCATGAAAGTGGTGTGGTTACTGATCCTGTCACCGTAACGCCAGATACGACCATTCGTGAAGTGCAAGAAATGGCTGAGCGTAATGGGTTCGCGGGTTATCCTGTTGTTGCTAAAGACAATTCACTAGTCGGTATCATTACAGGCCGTGACGTCCGTTTCGTGACAGATTTAGACCAACCTGTTACCGCAGTGATGACGCCAAAAGAGCGTTTAGTGACCGTAAAAGAAGGCGAAGCACGCGAAGTCGTTTTGCAAAAAATGCATGAAAAACGTGTAGAAAAAGCCTTAGTGATCGATGATAACTTTCATTTGTTAGGGATGATCACCGTTAAAGATTTCCAAAAAGCAGAACGTAAACCAAACGCGTGTAAAGACGAGCAAGGCCGTTTACGTGTTGGCGCTGCAGTTGGTGCTGGCGCAGGAAATGAAGAACGTGTTGATGCGCTGGTGGCCGCTGGCGTTGATGTTTTATTAATTGACTCATCACATGGTCATTCCGAAGGTGTACTACAACGTATCCGTGAAACTCGCCAAAAATACCCTGATTTGCAAATTATTGGTGGTAACGTTGCAACAGCTGAAGGGGCTAAAGCCTTAGCAGATGCCGGTGTTAGCGCAGTTAAAGTGGGTATTGGTCCGGGTTCTATTTGTACCACACGTATCGTGACAGGCGTTGGTGTACCACAAATCACAGCGATTGCAGAAGCGGCAGAAGCGCTTGAAGGTACTGGTATTCCTGTTATTGCGGATGGTGGTATTCGTTTCTCAGGCGACATTTCTAAAGCTATCGCGGCAGGCGCAGCCTGTGTGATGGTCGGCTCAATGTTCGCAGGAACTGAAGAGTCTCCGGGAGAAACCATTTTATTCCAAGGCCGTACTTACAAAGCATACCGTGGTATGGGCTCACTTGGTGCGATGTCTAAAGGTTCGTCAGACCGCTACTTCCAATCGGATAATGCAGCAGACAAATTAGTGCCAGAAGGGATTGAAGGCCGTGTCGCGTATAAAGGCCGTTTAAAAGAAATTATTCATCAACAAATGGGTGGTTTACGCTCCTGTATGGGGCTGACCGGCTGTGGTACTATTGATGCATTAAGAACAAAAGCAGAATTTGTTCGCATTAGTGGTGCGGGTATCCAAGAAAGCCACGTCCATGATGTTACTATCACGAAAGAGTCTCCAAACTACCGTTTGGGGCAATAA
- the xseA gene encoding exodeoxyribonuclease VII large subunit: MSTSQNSAIYSVSKLNQTVRELLDNQMGRIWLTAEISNFSQPSSGHWYLTLKDDRAQVRAAMFRGQNARVTFRPQNGQQVLVRATVTLYEPRGDYQLILESMQPAGEGLLQQRFELLKQTLSAQGLFDIIHKKPLPSPAKSVGIITSATGAALHDILNILRRRDPSLPIIIYPTAVQGEMAPAQIARMIELANLRQECDVLIVGRGGGSLEDLWAFNEEIVARAIFASQLPIISAVGHETDVTIADYVADVRAPTPSAAAELVSRNQLEMLRQLKSAQQHLEMAMDYYVAGQQQRFARLHHRLQQQHPQLRLARQHNQLNLLQQKLAQSMTRQLQSSTAKFEKVNHRLLQNDLRPHLQKQQRQLQQTQYHLQNMVTHLVNSYRQRFAVACSKMEAVSPLATLARGFSISETAKGTVLKKTSQVKVGQPLKTRLNDGWVESQVTHIEKVKVKRVSK, from the coding sequence ATGTCGACATCACAAAATAGCGCAATTTACTCTGTTAGCAAGCTTAACCAGACGGTTCGAGAACTTCTTGATAACCAAATGGGTCGTATTTGGTTAACCGCAGAAATTTCTAATTTTTCGCAGCCCAGCTCCGGTCATTGGTATCTAACCTTAAAAGATGATCGGGCTCAGGTTCGTGCAGCAATGTTCCGTGGGCAAAATGCGCGTGTCACTTTCCGCCCCCAGAATGGTCAACAGGTGTTAGTCAGAGCGACTGTCACCTTGTATGAGCCACGAGGCGACTACCAATTAATCCTTGAAAGCATGCAGCCCGCCGGTGAAGGGTTACTGCAACAGCGTTTTGAGCTATTAAAACAAACGCTAAGCGCACAAGGCTTATTTGATATTATTCATAAAAAACCGCTCCCTAGCCCTGCTAAGTCTGTCGGTATCATTACCTCGGCAACGGGTGCAGCCCTACATGATATTTTAAATATTTTACGTCGTCGTGACCCTTCCCTGCCTATCATCATCTACCCAACGGCCGTTCAAGGTGAGATGGCGCCAGCACAAATTGCTCGAATGATTGAGCTAGCAAACCTACGTCAAGAATGCGATGTGTTGATCGTCGGTCGCGGAGGCGGTTCACTTGAAGATTTATGGGCATTTAATGAAGAAATCGTTGCTAGAGCCATTTTTGCCAGCCAACTGCCAATAATTAGCGCTGTTGGCCATGAAACCGATGTGACAATTGCCGACTATGTGGCGGACGTAAGAGCACCAACCCCGTCAGCCGCTGCTGAGCTTGTTAGCCGTAATCAATTGGAAATGCTCCGCCAGCTAAAATCAGCACAGCAACACCTTGAAATGGCGATGGATTATTACGTGGCAGGTCAACAACAAAGATTCGCACGCTTGCATCACCGCCTACAGCAGCAGCACCCGCAATTGCGGTTGGCAAGGCAACATAACCAGCTCAATTTATTGCAGCAAAAGCTGGCGCAGTCGATGACGCGGCAACTACAAAGTTCAACGGCTAAATTCGAGAAAGTTAATCATCGTTTACTGCAAAATGATTTGCGCCCACATCTGCAAAAACAACAACGCCAGCTGCAACAGACGCAATATCATTTGCAAAATATGGTTACCCATTTGGTCAATAGCTATCGCCAGCGATTCGCAGTGGCTTGTTCGAAAATGGAAGCGGTTAGCCCATTAGCCACCCTAGCTCGCGGGTTTAGTATCAGTGAAACCGCTAAAGGCACTGTGTTGAAAAAAACCAGCCAAGTGAAAGTCGGCCAACCGTTGAAAACACGCCTTAATGATGGCTGGGTTGAAAGCCAAGTCACCCACATTGAGAAGGTTAAAGTCAAAAGAGTATCGAAATAA
- a CDS encoding helix-turn-helix domain-containing protein yields the protein MDRNEVSYSDWHRIDIVAALHKEGLTMRDLSTRAGLRPDTLKNALARSYPKGERIIADALGVLPQDIWPSRYNNRVNHYVPNCE from the coding sequence ATGGATAGAAATGAAGTGAGTTATTCAGATTGGCATCGTATCGATATTGTTGCCGCTCTCCATAAGGAAGGGTTAACGATGAGAGACTTGTCAACGCGAGCAGGTTTAAGGCCTGACACACTCAAGAATGCACTGGCGCGTTCTTATCCAAAAGGTGAACGAATTATCGCTGATGCTCTTGGTGTTTTACCTCAAGATATTTGGCCTAGTCGTTATAACAATAGAGTGAACCATTATGTACCTAACTGCGAATGA